The following nucleotide sequence is from Paenibacillus odorifer.
CCGGGGGAGAATGGATTCGTCAACAATGGATTTGATCTGGCTTACAGTCAATTTCCTGATTTCATCCGGGAGAGGATAGCACTTTCACAAGGTGATAATCTTCCACCACAGTATGTAGCACAGACCAACTACTGGCTACTGATTGACTCCTATCCCGTTGGTGTCGGAAAATTAAGACATTCCTTAAATGATCAATTGAGGAAGTCAGGTGGACACATTGGCTATAGTATCAGACCCAGTGAGAGAGGAAGAGGTTATGGTACGATTTTTTTGGCAGAGCTGTTAAAAAAAGCTGCGGACATGGGGATTGATAAGGTCATGCTGACTTGTG
It contains:
- a CDS encoding GNAT family N-acetyltransferase, whose product is MLVELKEASISDGRDIFEMIVEIGPGENGFVNNGFDLAYSQFPDFIRERIALSQGDNLPPQYVAQTNYWLLIDSYPVGVGKLRHSLNDQLRKSGGHIGYSIRPSERGRGYGTIFLAELLKKAADMGIDKVMLTCEPDNISSRKVIEANKGKLHGIKDEKCNYWITL